A single Cellulomonas sp. SLBN-39 DNA region contains:
- a CDS encoding type II toxin-antitoxin system HipA family toxin, with product MSAQRLAVLLYGKHVADLEQTTGGQHLLHYREDPGTTPLSLSLPLGGGPFKHQRVRPFLEGLLPERQAAREAMARELEVSARNPFALLTRIGLDCAGAVQFCAESEITDVLARTGTVEPLTEREIAQRLRVLRTDPGATWLAPRERWSLAGAQAKFALRHQDGHWYEATGAEPTTHIVKPGVDGFRLQALNEHISLQTARRAGLAAARSDFRHFGDEPALVVQRYDRRPDRSGRLTRLHQEDLCQATSTYPGDKYESDGGPRAVHVVDLLRRHSTRAQRENNLDRFVDALAFNVLIQAPDAHAKNYSILLLDGTVRLAPLYDVASGAPYDATEQRGLRQAAMAIGGRRDFAEIDTARWERFAREAHLDPDRVTTRVHDLASRIPDAMSDAFAAESGTPGIDELRSRMLDPVVRSCRDARSGR from the coding sequence GTGAGCGCCCAGCGCCTCGCGGTCCTGCTCTACGGCAAGCACGTCGCGGACCTGGAGCAGACGACCGGCGGGCAGCACCTCCTGCACTACCGGGAGGACCCCGGCACCACGCCGCTGTCGCTGTCGCTACCGCTCGGTGGCGGGCCGTTCAAGCACCAACGCGTCCGGCCGTTCCTCGAGGGCCTCCTCCCCGAGCGACAAGCTGCGCGCGAGGCGATGGCCCGCGAGCTCGAGGTGTCCGCCCGCAACCCCTTCGCCCTGCTCACCCGCATCGGCCTCGACTGCGCCGGCGCCGTGCAGTTCTGCGCGGAGTCCGAGATCACCGACGTCCTCGCCCGCACCGGCACCGTGGAGCCCCTGACGGAGCGGGAGATCGCCCAGCGCCTCCGGGTCCTGCGCACCGACCCGGGTGCCACCTGGCTGGCGCCGCGCGAGCGGTGGTCCCTCGCGGGTGCACAGGCCAAGTTCGCCCTGCGCCACCAGGACGGCCACTGGTACGAGGCCACCGGCGCAGAGCCGACCACCCACATCGTGAAGCCAGGCGTCGACGGCTTCCGCCTGCAGGCACTCAACGAGCACATCAGCCTGCAGACCGCCCGCCGGGCCGGGCTCGCCGCCGCACGATCCGACTTCAGGCACTTCGGCGACGAACCTGCCCTGGTGGTCCAGCGCTACGACAGGCGTCCCGACCGGTCAGGACGCCTGACGCGTCTGCACCAGGAGGACCTGTGTCAGGCCACCAGCACCTACCCCGGCGACAAGTACGAGTCGGACGGCGGACCTCGCGCGGTCCACGTCGTCGACCTGCTGCGCCGGCACAGCACGCGCGCGCAGCGCGAGAACAACCTCGACCGGTTCGTCGACGCCCTGGCCTTCAACGTGCTGATCCAGGCACCGGACGCCCACGCCAAGAACTACTCGATCCTTCTCCTCGACGGCACCGTCCGCCTCGCACCGCTGTACGACGTCGCCTCCGGCGCGCCCTACGACGCCACCGAGCAGCGCGGCCTGCGCCAGGCCGCCATGGCGATCGGCGGCCGTCGCGACTTCGCCGAGATCGACACCGCTCGCTGGGAGCGGTTCGCCCGTGAGGCGCACCTCGATCCCGACCGGGTCACCACCCGTGTTCACGACCTCGCGAGCAGGATCCCCGACGCCATGTCCGACGCCTTCGCCGCCGAGTCGGGCACACCGGGCATCGACGAGCTGCGCAGCCGCATGCTCGACCCCGTCGTCCGCTCCTGCCGGGACGCCAGGTCCGGACGGTGA
- a CDS encoding sugar ABC transporter permease: protein MTVHDPLPVGQPAAGSPVAGSGPAAATALGTVAGGPPRGPVDRAARRRAAGKVTWRQALRRDWQLYTLLVLPVVFFAVFRYLPMAGNVIAFRRFRPGGSIFGEEWVGLHYVQMFIADPAFWQVFRNTLVLGALSLLIIFPLPVVLALMLNELRSRRFKRVIQTISYLPHFMSVVIVAGLVFQLTAVRGSVNQAITALGGEAVPFMQLAEWFRTIYIGSEVWQTVGWGTILYLAALTTIDPQLYEAARIDGANRWRQTWHVTLPGIRPTMVVLLILNIGTFMAVGFEKILLLYNPLLYPTADVISTYLYRVGILSSNFSYATAIGLFEALIGLTLILSANAISRRAVGTSLW from the coding sequence ATGACCGTGCACGACCCCCTGCCCGTCGGGCAGCCGGCGGCCGGCTCGCCCGTGGCCGGCTCCGGCCCGGCAGCGGCGACCGCGCTCGGCACCGTCGCCGGCGGCCCGCCGCGCGGCCCCGTCGACCGCGCCGCCCGGCGCCGCGCCGCCGGCAAGGTCACGTGGCGGCAGGCGCTGCGCCGCGACTGGCAGCTCTACACGCTGCTCGTGCTGCCCGTCGTGTTCTTCGCCGTGTTCCGGTACCTGCCGATGGCGGGCAACGTCATCGCGTTCCGCCGGTTCCGACCCGGCGGGTCGATCTTCGGCGAGGAGTGGGTGGGCCTGCACTACGTGCAGATGTTCATCGCCGACCCGGCGTTCTGGCAGGTGTTCCGCAACACCCTCGTGCTCGGTGCGCTGTCGCTGCTCATCATCTTCCCGCTGCCCGTGGTGCTGGCCCTCATGCTCAACGAGCTGCGGTCCCGCCGGTTCAAGCGTGTGATCCAGACGATCTCGTACCTGCCGCACTTCATGTCCGTCGTCATCGTCGCCGGGCTCGTCTTCCAGCTGACCGCGGTGCGCGGGTCGGTCAACCAGGCGATCACCGCGCTCGGCGGCGAGGCCGTGCCGTTCATGCAGCTCGCCGAGTGGTTCCGCACCATCTACATCGGCTCGGAGGTCTGGCAGACCGTCGGGTGGGGCACGATCCTCTACCTCGCCGCGCTGACGACCATCGACCCGCAGCTGTACGAGGCCGCCCGCATCGACGGCGCCAACCGTTGGCGGCAGACGTGGCACGTCACGCTGCCGGGGATCCGGCCCACGATGGTCGTGCTGCTCATCCTCAACATCGGCACGTTCATGGCCGTGGGCTTCGAGAAGATCCTGCTGCTGTACAACCCCCTGCTGTACCCGACGGCCGACGTGATCTCCACCTACCTGTACCGGGTCGGGATCCTCTCGTCGAACTTCTCCTACGCGACGGCCATCGGCCTCTTCGAGGCGCTCATCGGCCTGACGCTGATCCTGTCCGCCAACGCGATCTCGCGCCGAGCCGTGGGGACGAGCCTGTGGTGA
- a CDS encoding LacI family DNA-binding transcriptional regulator: MATSTDGTRQVTIAQVATLAGVSVPTVSKVLNGRTDVAPATRARVESLLAEHGYRRRRARVSQAPGLLDLVFHELDSAWAQEVIKGVEDTASLHRVGVVLSELGGAHRPPQELIDDILARKPLGVILVLSSLDATQRHQLESRSIPFVVVDTAGEPPAGVPTVGSNNWNGGLSAVRHLLALGHRRIGVVSGPHDVLCSRARVDGYRSALEEAGVPWDLDLVRWGDFAVNGGYRHARDLLALPDRPTAIFAGSDLQSLGVMRAAREAGLRIPEDLSVVGYDDLPISQWLGPSLTTVRQPLREMASTATQMLLDLAGGATLPNPRIDLATELVVRESTAPPADPPA, from the coding sequence GTGGCCACATCCACCGACGGGACCCGGCAGGTGACGATCGCGCAGGTCGCGACGCTCGCCGGGGTGTCCGTGCCGACCGTCTCGAAGGTCCTCAACGGGCGCACCGACGTCGCGCCCGCCACCCGCGCCCGCGTCGAGTCGCTGCTCGCAGAGCACGGCTACCGGCGTCGCCGCGCCCGCGTCTCGCAGGCCCCGGGGCTGCTCGACCTCGTGTTCCACGAGCTGGACTCCGCGTGGGCGCAGGAGGTCATCAAGGGCGTCGAGGACACCGCGTCGCTGCACCGCGTCGGCGTCGTGCTGTCCGAGCTCGGGGGTGCGCACCGGCCGCCGCAGGAGCTCATCGACGACATCCTGGCCCGCAAGCCGCTCGGCGTGATCCTCGTGCTGTCGTCCCTCGACGCGACGCAGCGCCACCAGCTCGAGTCCCGCTCGATCCCCTTCGTCGTCGTCGACACCGCGGGCGAGCCGCCCGCCGGCGTGCCGACCGTGGGCTCGAACAACTGGAACGGCGGCCTGAGCGCCGTGCGGCACCTGCTCGCGCTCGGGCACCGGCGCATCGGCGTCGTGTCCGGCCCGCACGACGTGCTGTGCAGCCGGGCGCGCGTCGACGGGTACCGCTCCGCGCTCGAGGAGGCCGGGGTGCCGTGGGACCTCGACCTGGTGCGGTGGGGCGACTTCGCCGTCAACGGCGGGTACCGGCACGCCCGCGACCTGCTCGCGCTGCCCGACCGCCCGACCGCGATCTTCGCCGGGTCCGACCTGCAGTCCCTCGGCGTCATGCGCGCCGCCCGCGAGGCCGGCCTGCGCATCCCCGAGGACCTGTCCGTCGTCGGCTACGACGACCTGCCGATCTCGCAGTGGCTCGGCCCGTCCCTGACCACCGTGCGCCAGCCGCTGCGCGAGATGGCATCGACCGCGACGCAGATGCTCCTGGACCTCGCCGGCGGTGCGACCCTGCCCAACCCGCGCATCGACCTGGCCACCGAGCTGGTGGTGCGCGAGTCCACCGCCCCGCCCGCCGACCCACCGGCCTGA
- a CDS encoding acetylxylan esterase — protein MPFVDLPLAELERYHPHVPEPEGLDAFWSGTLAAARAAAAPPHAARVTTALELVDTWDVTFSGHGGDPVRGWFTRPAGRDEPLPVVVEYLGYGRGRGQVHERLWWAAAGYAHLLMDTRGQGAQHGTGGDTPDPVGSGPATPGFLTRGIDDPATAYWTRLVTDAVRAVDTARTLPGVDAERVAVSGTSQGGGLAVAVAGLHPHVRAAMVNLPLMCHVERALAITDADPYGEIARHLSVRREDADRVLRTLAHLDGVHLARRAGAATLFSVGLRDAICPPSTVFAAYNAWGERVDADVDRQIVVYPWNGHDGGDALQLTRQLTWLRNHL, from the coding sequence GTGCCCTTCGTCGACCTGCCGCTCGCCGAGCTCGAGCGCTACCACCCGCACGTGCCCGAGCCCGAGGGGCTGGACGCCTTCTGGTCCGGCACCCTCGCCGCCGCCCGCGCCGCGGCCGCACCCCCGCACGCCGCCCGCGTCACCACCGCGCTGGAGCTCGTGGACACGTGGGACGTGACGTTCAGCGGCCACGGCGGCGACCCGGTGCGCGGCTGGTTCACGCGCCCCGCCGGCCGGGACGAGCCGCTGCCCGTGGTCGTGGAGTACCTCGGCTACGGCCGGGGCCGCGGCCAGGTGCACGAACGCCTGTGGTGGGCCGCCGCCGGGTACGCGCACCTGCTCATGGACACCCGCGGCCAGGGCGCCCAGCACGGCACCGGCGGCGACACCCCCGACCCCGTCGGCTCCGGACCGGCCACGCCCGGCTTCCTCACCCGCGGCATCGACGACCCCGCCACCGCGTACTGGACCCGCCTTGTCACCGACGCCGTCCGCGCCGTCGACACCGCACGCACCCTGCCGGGCGTCGACGCCGAGCGCGTCGCGGTGTCCGGCACGTCGCAGGGCGGCGGACTCGCCGTCGCCGTCGCCGGCCTGCACCCGCACGTGCGCGCCGCGATGGTCAACCTGCCGCTCATGTGCCACGTCGAGCGGGCCCTGGCGATCACCGACGCCGACCCGTACGGCGAGATCGCCCGCCACCTGTCCGTCCGCCGCGAGGACGCCGACCGCGTGCTGCGCACGCTCGCGCACCTCGACGGCGTGCACCTGGCCCGCCGCGCCGGCGCCGCCACGCTGTTCTCCGTCGGGCTCCGCGACGCCATCTGCCCGCCGTCGACCGTCTTCGCCGCGTACAACGCGTGGGGCGAGCGCGTCGACGCCGACGTCGACCGGCAGATCGTCGTGTACCCGTGGAACGGCCACGACGGCGGCGACGCCCTCCAGCTCACCCGCCAGCTGACCTGGCTCCGCAACCACCTCTGA
- a CDS encoding extracellular solute-binding protein: MRTTRKYATTATAAALVLALAACSGGGDDAPDADEIGDVGAMADYGVGTTFRATEPVEIGLLYRDHPNYPLQEDWDFLTKLEENQNVTFDIVSAPLAEWDQRKGLLIGAGDAPDVISVTYPGQEVQFVAGGAILPVSDYLEHMPNLQQKIKDWGLEADLDQLRQEDGEFYLLPGLRESVRPMYTFAVRSDVWSELGLSLEPATFDEFADDLRTVKEAYPDAWPLSDRWSANGPLEATLNMAAPNFGTAAGWGYGEGLWWDEDAGEYVYTGTTPEYRELLEYFAGLVEDGLLDPESLTQDDDQAIQKLGSGQSMAIGANDQEILRYRTTFEELGTDAEVALLRVPAGPAGDHLAAGGRLVSGLMLSADLAESEHLLATLQLLDWLYYSDEGLEFAKWGVEGETYTKAADGTRTLAEDIDINGLNPGAPTVLNTDYGYHNGVWMLEHGSSDELDRSMLRPEVLEFLDQMAGKTSLEYGPPRPFDELEREQVSLWQTALRDHVMQNTARFILGQRSFDEWDAYVAELEGMNLQQYLDVANEAQQRYADAG, translated from the coding sequence ATGCGGACCACCCGGAAGTACGCGACGACGGCCACGGCCGCGGCGCTCGTGCTGGCGCTCGCCGCCTGCTCCGGCGGGGGCGACGACGCCCCCGACGCGGACGAGATCGGCGACGTCGGCGCCATGGCCGACTACGGCGTCGGCACGACGTTCCGCGCCACGGAGCCGGTCGAGATCGGCCTGCTGTACCGCGACCACCCGAACTACCCCTTGCAGGAGGACTGGGACTTCCTCACCAAGCTGGAGGAGAACCAGAACGTCACGTTCGACATCGTCAGCGCCCCGCTGGCCGAGTGGGACCAGCGCAAGGGACTGCTCATCGGTGCCGGCGACGCGCCCGACGTCATCTCCGTGACGTACCCGGGCCAGGAGGTCCAGTTCGTCGCGGGAGGGGCGATCCTGCCCGTCTCGGACTACCTGGAGCACATGCCGAACCTCCAGCAGAAGATCAAGGACTGGGGCCTGGAGGCCGACCTCGACCAGCTGCGCCAGGAGGACGGCGAGTTCTACCTCCTGCCCGGGCTGCGCGAGTCCGTGCGGCCCATGTACACGTTCGCCGTGCGCTCCGACGTGTGGTCCGAGCTGGGCCTGAGCCTGGAGCCGGCGACGTTCGACGAGTTCGCCGACGACCTGCGCACCGTCAAGGAGGCGTACCCCGACGCGTGGCCGCTGTCGGACCGGTGGTCCGCGAACGGACCCCTCGAGGCGACGCTCAACATGGCCGCGCCGAACTTCGGCACCGCGGCCGGGTGGGGCTACGGCGAGGGTCTGTGGTGGGACGAGGACGCCGGCGAGTACGTGTACACCGGCACCACGCCCGAGTACCGCGAGCTGCTGGAGTACTTCGCCGGCCTCGTCGAGGACGGGCTGCTCGACCCCGAGAGCCTCACGCAGGACGACGACCAGGCGATCCAGAAGCTCGGCTCGGGCCAGTCCATGGCCATCGGCGCCAACGACCAGGAGATCCTGCGGTACCGCACGACGTTCGAGGAGCTCGGCACCGACGCCGAGGTCGCGCTGCTCCGCGTCCCCGCCGGACCCGCCGGCGACCACCTGGCCGCGGGCGGGCGCCTCGTCTCGGGCCTCATGCTCTCGGCCGACCTCGCCGAGTCCGAGCACCTGCTCGCCACCCTCCAGCTGCTCGACTGGCTGTACTACTCCGACGAGGGCCTGGAGTTCGCCAAGTGGGGCGTCGAGGGCGAGACGTACACGAAGGCCGCCGACGGCACCCGCACGCTCGCCGAGGACATCGACATCAACGGGCTCAACCCCGGCGCGCCGACGGTCCTCAACACCGATTACGGGTACCACAACGGCGTCTGGATGCTCGAGCACGGCTCCTCCGACGAGCTCGACCGGTCGATGCTGCGCCCCGAGGTGCTGGAGTTCCTCGACCAGATGGCCGGCAAGACGTCGCTGGAGTACGGCCCGCCGCGCCCCTTCGACGAGCTCGAGCGCGAGCAGGTCTCGCTGTGGCAGACCGCGCTGCGCGACCACGTCATGCAGAACACCGCCCGGTTCATCCTCGGCCAGCGGTCCTTCGACGAGTGGGACGCCTACGTCGCCGAGCTCGAGGGCATGAACCTGCAGCAGTACCTCGACGTCGCCAACGAGGCGCAGCAGCGCTACGCCGACGCCGGATGA
- a CDS encoding glycoside hydrolase family 3 N-terminal domain-containing protein, whose product MGAGLHGSAGTLAEATGDAHPGLAAERAARVDALVAAMTLDEKAAQLVGLWVGADASGGGVAPHQADMTGSVPAWSDVIAHGLGQLTRPFGTAPVAPVLAARSLAASQREIVAASRFGIPAQVHEECLTGFAAWQATTYPTPLAWGATFDPDLVEEMAVRIGTSMRAAGVHQGLAPVLDVTRDYRWGRTEETIAEDPYLVGTVGAAYVRGLESTGVVATLKHFAGYSASRAGRNLAPVSMGPTELADVILPPFETALRHGGARAVMHSYAEIDGVPAAADPWLLTDLLRDRWGFEGIVVADYYGIAFLQTLHGVAGSRADAAGLALAAGVDVELPSLDAYGAPLVAAVRAGDVDEALVDRALHRVLTQKAALGLLDPGWTPEPADVEQLVLDDAAGQDVALRLARESLVLVANDGVLPLAPGARVAVVGPLADAADAMLGCYTFPAHVGSHHPDVPRGVDVPGVASELRRLHGEVTTARGCDVDTDDRSGFAEAVEAARGADVVVVAVGDRAGLFGRGTSGEGCDVTDLRLPGVQEELVDAVLATGTPVVVLLLTGRPYAVGGFADRAAALVQAFFPGQRGGQAVAEVLTGAVSPSGRLPVSLPRHASGQPGTYLTQPLGARSGVSNIDPTPLHAFGHGLAYTSFAWADARALDGDVWPVDGTTRVAVDVTNTGDRPGTEVVQVYLHDPVASVVRPVVRLVGHARVDLAPGQTRTVEVEVHADLASFTRRDGTRVVEPGDVELRLARHSADASHTVPLRMTGAVRVVGDGRHLLSTTRVLDPTRGR is encoded by the coding sequence ATGGGGGCAGGACTGCACGGGTCCGCGGGCACGCTGGCCGAGGCGACGGGCGACGCGCACCCGGGGCTCGCCGCCGAGCGGGCCGCCCGGGTCGACGCGCTCGTCGCGGCGATGACCCTCGACGAGAAGGCCGCCCAGCTCGTCGGGCTGTGGGTCGGCGCGGACGCCTCCGGCGGGGGTGTCGCCCCGCACCAGGCCGACATGACCGGGTCGGTGCCCGCCTGGTCCGACGTCATCGCCCACGGGCTCGGGCAGCTGACGCGGCCCTTCGGCACCGCGCCCGTCGCCCCCGTGCTGGCCGCGCGCTCGCTGGCCGCCTCGCAGCGCGAGATCGTCGCCGCCAGCCGGTTCGGCATCCCCGCGCAGGTCCACGAGGAGTGCCTGACCGGGTTCGCCGCCTGGCAGGCCACGACCTACCCGACGCCGCTGGCGTGGGGCGCGACCTTCGACCCCGACCTCGTCGAGGAGATGGCCGTGCGCATCGGCACGTCCATGCGCGCCGCCGGCGTGCACCAGGGGCTCGCGCCCGTCCTCGACGTCACGCGCGACTACCGCTGGGGCCGCACCGAGGAGACCATCGCCGAGGACCCGTACCTCGTCGGCACGGTCGGCGCGGCGTACGTGCGCGGCCTGGAGAGCACCGGCGTCGTCGCCACGCTCAAGCACTTCGCCGGGTACTCCGCCTCGCGCGCCGGGCGCAACCTCGCCCCCGTCTCGATGGGGCCGACCGAGCTGGCCGACGTGATCCTGCCGCCGTTCGAGACGGCCCTGCGACACGGCGGCGCCCGCGCCGTCATGCACTCGTACGCCGAGATCGACGGCGTCCCCGCCGCGGCCGACCCGTGGCTGCTGACCGACCTCCTGCGCGACCGGTGGGGCTTCGAGGGGATCGTCGTCGCCGACTACTACGGCATCGCGTTCCTCCAGACCCTGCACGGCGTCGCCGGGTCGCGCGCCGACGCCGCCGGCCTGGCGCTCGCCGCCGGCGTCGACGTCGAGCTGCCGTCGCTCGACGCCTACGGCGCCCCGCTCGTCGCGGCGGTCCGTGCCGGCGACGTCGACGAGGCGCTCGTCGACCGGGCCCTGCACCGCGTCCTGACGCAGAAGGCCGCCCTCGGGCTGCTCGACCCGGGCTGGACGCCCGAGCCCGCCGACGTCGAGCAGCTCGTGCTCGACGACGCCGCCGGCCAGGACGTCGCGCTGCGGCTGGCGCGCGAGTCGCTCGTGCTCGTGGCCAACGACGGCGTGCTGCCGCTGGCCCCCGGCGCGCGCGTCGCGGTGGTCGGTCCGCTCGCCGACGCGGCCGACGCCATGCTCGGCTGCTACACGTTCCCTGCGCACGTCGGCAGCCACCACCCCGACGTCCCGCGCGGCGTGGACGTGCCCGGCGTCGCGAGCGAGCTGCGCCGCCTGCACGGCGAGGTCACCACGGCCCGCGGCTGCGACGTCGACACCGATGACCGCTCGGGCTTCGCCGAGGCCGTCGAGGCCGCCCGCGGCGCCGACGTCGTGGTCGTCGCGGTCGGCGACCGGGCCGGGCTGTTCGGGCGCGGGACGTCCGGCGAGGGCTGCGACGTCACCGACCTGCGGCTGCCCGGCGTCCAGGAGGAGCTCGTCGACGCCGTGCTCGCCACCGGCACACCCGTCGTGGTGCTCCTGCTCACCGGGCGGCCCTACGCGGTCGGCGGGTTCGCGGACCGTGCCGCGGCGCTCGTGCAGGCGTTCTTCCCCGGCCAGCGCGGCGGCCAGGCGGTCGCGGAGGTGCTCACCGGGGCCGTGTCCCCGTCGGGCCGGCTCCCCGTCAGCCTCCCGCGGCACGCCTCGGGGCAGCCCGGCACCTACCTCACCCAGCCCCTCGGGGCTCGGTCCGGGGTGTCGAACATCGACCCGACGCCCCTCCACGCCTTCGGGCACGGCCTGGCGTACACGTCGTTCGCGTGGGCCGACGCCCGGGCGCTCGACGGCGACGTCTGGCCCGTCGACGGCACCACCCGGGTCGCGGTCGACGTCACCAACACCGGCGACCGCCCGGGCACCGAGGTCGTCCAGGTCTACCTGCACGACCCCGTCGCGAGCGTCGTGCGGCCCGTCGTCCGCCTCGTCGGGCACGCCCGGGTCGACCTCGCGCCCGGGCAGACCCGCACCGTCGAGGTCGAGGTGCACGCCGACCTCGCCTCGTTCACGCGCCGCGACGGCACCCGCGTCGTCGAGCCGGGCGACGTCGAGCTGCGTCTGGCCCGGCACAGCGCCGACGCCTCGCACACCGTGCCCCTGCGCATGACCGGGGCCGTCCGCGTCGTCGGCGACGGCCGGCACCTGCTGAGCACCACCCGCGTGCTCGACCCCACCCGAGGGCGGTGA
- a CDS encoding helix-turn-helix domain-containing protein produces MTTIPLSTPAQVGATVRGARTRAGITQTELASRAGVSRRWLIALEAGNGQRAELGKVLDTLDAVGLALSATDGASRPNPLAELLDDL; encoded by the coding sequence ATGACCACGATCCCCCTGTCCACACCCGCGCAGGTCGGGGCGACGGTCCGGGGCGCCCGGACCCGGGCGGGGATCACCCAGACCGAGCTCGCGTCCCGTGCCGGGGTGAGCCGTCGCTGGCTCATCGCCCTGGAGGCGGGCAACGGCCAGCGCGCCGAGCTCGGCAAGGTGCTGGACACCCTCGACGCGGTGGGGCTCGCGCTCAGCGCGACGGACGGCGCGTCCCGGCCGAACCCGCTCGCCGAGCTCCTGGACGACCTGTGA
- a CDS encoding carbohydrate ABC transporter permease — protein sequence MVTTDSPARTDRRPAATAPRVVKDSRGTTVFRALNATALVLIAAITLYPFVNLVAQAFSSEGYINAGQVNLWPKGFNTTTFQVVMADPMFWRNYQNTVVYTVVATAIAMVLTTTFAYAISKHHLKGRSVFIGIAVFTMFFNGGLVPNYVLINELGLKNTLWAIVLPNAISVFNLLVMKSFFENFSTELEEAAEIDGLGTYGKLARIVLPLSKAVIATMVLFYAVSFWNSWFSAFLYMDRAELYPVTVYLRNLLAAATSLDAMGGGSGESTQIASNVKAVTMLLTVLPIVCLYPFIQKYFVSGVMLGAVKQ from the coding sequence GTGGTGACCACCGACAGCCCTGCCCGGACGGACCGGCGCCCGGCCGCCACCGCGCCGCGCGTCGTCAAGGACTCCCGCGGGACCACCGTGTTCCGCGCCCTGAACGCCACCGCCCTCGTGCTGATCGCCGCGATCACGCTGTACCCCTTCGTCAACCTGGTCGCCCAGGCGTTCAGCTCCGAGGGGTACATCAACGCGGGCCAGGTCAACCTGTGGCCCAAGGGGTTCAACACCACGACGTTCCAGGTCGTCATGGCCGACCCCATGTTCTGGCGCAACTACCAGAACACCGTGGTCTACACCGTGGTGGCCACCGCGATCGCGATGGTGCTGACCACGACGTTCGCCTACGCGATCTCCAAGCACCACCTCAAGGGCCGGTCGGTGTTCATCGGCATCGCCGTGTTCACCATGTTCTTCAACGGCGGCCTCGTGCCCAACTACGTGCTCATCAACGAGCTGGGCCTGAAGAACACCCTGTGGGCGATCGTGCTGCCCAACGCCATCAGCGTCTTCAACCTGCTCGTCATGAAGTCGTTCTTCGAGAACTTCTCCACCGAGCTCGAGGAGGCCGCGGAGATCGACGGCCTGGGCACCTACGGCAAGCTCGCCCGGATCGTGCTGCCGCTGAGCAAGGCCGTGATCGCCACGATGGTGCTCTTCTACGCGGTGTCGTTCTGGAACTCGTGGTTCTCCGCGTTCCTCTACATGGACCGCGCCGAGCTGTACCCGGTGACCGTGTACCTGCGGAACCTGCTCGCCGCCGCCACCAGCCTCGACGCCATGGGCGGCGGCTCGGGGGAGTCCACGCAGATCGCCTCCAACGTCAAGGCCGTGACGATGCTGCTCACGGTCCTGCCGATCGTCTGCCTCTACCCCTTCATCCAGAAGTACTTCGTGTCGGGCGTGATGCTCGGCGCGGTCAAGCAGTGA